CATCCGTGCGCTCGACCACGAGCTTTCCCGTGCCAAAGTCGACTCGAGCCGCCTTGACGCCGGGAACGCTTGCCACGGCCTCCTCGATCTTTATGGCGCAATCGTGGCAGTGTATTCCTTTGATTTCTAGTTCCATACGGACTTCCTGGTGTCCTCTATGGCTCCTTTACATGCCTCAAGCCTTCCGTGAAGATGCTCATGACATGCTCATCGTCCAGGCTGTAGTAGACAATTCGGCCGTCCTTTCGGAACTTCACGAGGCGCAGGTTTCGGAGCACGCGGAGGTGGTGAGAGACCGCCGAAACACCCATCCCGAGAACGGCCGCCAGGTCGCAAACGCAGAGTTCTTCTTGAGCCAAGGTATGCACGATCTGGGCCCGGGTGGGATCCCCCATGACTTTGAAGATCTCTGCGACTCCTTGGACTATCCGACCCGATAGGAGACGTTCCTTCAGCGCTCGAACCTTGTCCTCGTGAATGACTGCAACTTCGCAGACGTCCGGGGAGGCCTTCGAGCGATTTGAAGAGGGGGCTGTGATCGCGCGTTGTCTTTTTCTTCCTTGCATGGCTCCCAAGTCGCGCACTCTCGATATTTTAATAATTGAGAAAGTATCAAAATAAGGAGCCCCCGTCAAGCCGGCCATGCTCGAATGGCTTGACGAGGTCTTGTTTTTAGATTAGACTAAATATGTTATTCGTTGAGACTATTTGCCGCTTGGTTTCGCGGGCGTGTCAGGTATGGACGAGCAACATCATCCGAAAGAGCAGTTGTCTCTCCTTTCGACAAGGCTGAGCCGCCGCGGGTTCCTGGGGGGACTTCTGGGGTTGGGCTTTCTCGGGACGACAACAACGGCTCTCACCGAGTCACGCCGGGACTATCCGGGACAGGGGGAGCCGCTCGGGACTGGACCCTCTGCGCCGGCACCCTATCCCACCCATCCGGTCGCGACACCCGGGACCCACGCTGCCGATCTTCCCCCACCTCTTCTGGTCTCGGATCCGATGACCTTTCTGACCGCCTTTGACTACGGACGAGTGAGCCATCTCCCCGACGGTCGGGTCCGGCGGGAGTACACCGTTATCGCCCTGGACCGGGAAATCGAGGTGGCGTCGGACGCCTTCTTCCCGGCCTGGACATACAATGACGCCGTCCCCGGCCCGACCCTCCGCGTCATCCAGGGCGACCGCCTGCGCGTCAACTTTTACAACGGCCGACAGCCGTCCGCACACGATTCACTTTCACCGCATTCACCTGCCCTCGACGGATGGCGTG
This DNA window, taken from Candidatus Methylomirabilota bacterium, encodes the following:
- a CDS encoding metalloregulator ArsR/SmtB family transcription factor, with protein sequence MRDLGAMQGRKRQRAITAPSSNRSKASPDVCEVAVIHEDKVRALKERLLSGRIVQGVAEIFKVMGDPTRAQIVHTLAQEELCVCDLAAVLGMGVSAVSHHLRVLRNLRLVKFRKDGRIVYYSLDDEHVMSIFTEGLRHVKEP
- a CDS encoding multicopper oxidase domain-containing protein gives rise to the protein MDEQHHPKEQLSLLSTRLSRRGFLGGLLGLGFLGTTTTALTESRRDYPGQGEPLGTGPSAPAPYPTHPVATPGTHAADLPPPLLVSDPMTFLTAFDYGRVSHLPDGRVRREYTVIALDREIEVASDAFFPAWTYNDAVPGPTLRVIQGDRLRVNFYNGRQPSAHDSLSPHSPALDGWRDSARRTGGVPRL